A window of Desulfobulbaceae bacterium genomic DNA:
TGAATCATCCTCTACAACGCAAAGAGCCCTGGAGACTTTAATCTCCAGGGCTCTTTGCGTTGTAGAGGAAAAAACAAAACAGGCTATTTGATGGTAATCTTGACCAACTTATCTCCAGGCTTCATCTGCTTGCCAACCTCAGCAATAACCTTTTCGACCTTACCGGCCACGGGGCTGGCCACGGGAGTTTGCATCTTCATCGCCTCCAGCACCACCAAGGTATCGCCTACTGCTACGGCTTGACCTTCCTTGACCTTAATATCGCAGACATTAGCGCTGAACGGCGCCCTGATATCACCGGCCTGAGCAAGTTCGGTGATCTCTTCTTTAGTCAACTCCAAAGGCTTGGCCGCTACAGATCCGGCTACCTCCTCAGGAAACGAGTATACACGCTGATGGTGATCCACGTTCAGGTAAATATTCCACTCCCCTTCTTCTCTATTCAACTGCTTAGGACCAACTTCAAGGACATGCTCTTTGCCAAGATGATCCTTGAACTGAATTGTCTCACCCACCTTAAATCCGCCCCGCCGCATAAAAATGCTTGGCGGCAGGACATAGGAATGACCATATTCATCTTCAAATTTAAAGAAGTTAACCGCATCAGTAGGGTGTTGCAGGTAGAGAACCAATTGCTGCTCAGTTGGCTCACGGCCTATCCTTTTAGCCAAGGTCTGGCGTTCCTGCTCGATGTCCATGTCACTGATCTCTTCCATTCCACCGTCCCGTTCAAGGATTGCCTTCCAGTCCGGCCCAAACACTTTCTCATATACCCAATCAGGTGGTTGATAGAACGGAAACGGTCCGTACTTGCCTAACAGAAGATTTTTCAGATCCCCGGACGGGTTACCATAACGGTTGCCACCCAAGACATTGCTCACTGCCGTAGTCCATAGAATCTGTGACCCCGGAGTAACACTCCAGAAGTTACCCAGCTCAATCTGAACCTTAGGAAGTTCATCGTGAAGGATCTCGGGCATCTGATCAAGAAATTCACCCTTGACCGCCTGCTCGAAACTGGAGCCCATAGCGCCACCCGGCAACTTATGAATCTGAACAGTCGGCAAAAATCCCTTAAACTGTGACTCAAAATACTCATAATGCTGCCGCTCATTACGCAAGACTTCAGAAGTTTCAATAACTGCCTCAACATCAACACCAGCCGTGTTCTTGCCATAATCCTTCAAGGTATCAATCACGGTCAGAATTGGAGGGGGGCCGTAATAACCGGTAAAGGCGTGATCAGCAGCGTCAACGATGGTGGCACCATTAAGTACCGCAGCGGTAATACGGCCCACATCGTTTCCATCGGTGTTGTGGCCATGGTAATGAATCACAAGATCCGGGTACCGCTGCTTAATTGCGGCTACGAGATCACCAATTCTCTTTGGCGTCCCCAATCCCCCATGATTCTTGATGCAGAGGAGAATATCCTCGCCAGTTACATCCAAAATCTCTTTAACTTTGCCGACATAAAACTCATCTGTATGCTCCGGCCCGGTGGAAAAACAGATACAAGGCTCAAGAATTTTACCTGAGAGTTGCACCTCCTCAAACACCGCCTGCATATTAGGCACATGATTCATAAAGTCAAACACCCGCCAGACATCGACGTACTTGGCAAACTCACGAACAGTCAAACGGATGACATTTTTGGGATAAGGTCGATACCCAAAGAGATTAACACCACGACACAGGGTCTGAAACATGGTATTCGGCATTTTTTCTCTAAGTAATTGAAGCTTCAGAAAAGGGTCAACCTGCTTGCGGAGGATATCGACATGAATCGATGCCCCACCGGTAATCTCAAGCGAAAAATAATTCGCCTTCTCACGAGCCTTGGCGGCAAGAAGTTCCGTGTGGAGCAGAATCCGGTTTTTAAAATCAGACTGGGAAAGATCCCGAGCCGTGTTGGTAATAAAATAACCATCCGCGTTACGAAGGTTAGATAAAACTTCCTTAATATGCATACCCTGAACAATGCGTTCCATGGTGAAAACTCCTTATGGTCGGCTTGGCGCGTCAGATCACTGGCGCCTGCCTTAATTCAATATCAGCGCTTCGTTGCGAAGCGCCATGGCGTTCATATCTTCCCCCACTTTAAATGGCGTGAGGATTCTCCATCCGGTAATGGATTTCAGCAATCAACTTTGCCAGCTTATCAACTTCAGAGTCCTGATCGTCATAGGTAAAGAGTTCAGGATGAGTATCAAGATAAGAGGTGTCAAACTCCCCGCTCCGAAAATCCGGTTCATCGACTAAATTCAAATAAAAAGGGATGGTGGTCTTAGGCCCTGCGATGACAAAGTTAGTCAAACAACGACGAAGACGATCAACAGTCTCATTCCAGGAATACCCAGCTACCGTCAATTTGACCAACAGGGAATCATACACCTCGGGAATTTTATAACCTTGATAAACAAAACCATCCAGCCTCACACCATAGCCACCGGGTGAACGATAAACAGATACGGTCTTCCCCCCTTCTGGCATAAAGTTGTTGCGTGGATCCTCGGCATTGATTCGCATCTCAACCGCATGACCGCGCAAGCGGACATCATCTTGACAAAAAGCCAATTTTTTACCCATGGCAAGCTTGATCTGGGTACGAACGATATCAATACCGGTAATCATCTCGGAGACTGTGTGCTCAACCTGAATCCGAGTATTGATTTCCATGAAATAGAAGTTCAAATCCTTATCGAGTAGGAACTCAACGGTACCGGCATTGGTATAGTTAGATGCCTTGGCGGCGACGACTGCAGTATCGCAGATTTTGTCCAGTATCGCCTGATCCCTGATCATTGATGGCGCAATTTCCACAAGCTTCTGGTTACGCCGCTGGATCGAACAATCCCTGGTGCCCAGATGAACCACTTTGCCATAATTATCAGCAATGATCTGAACTTCAACATGCTTGGGAGTAAGCACCACTTTTTCGAGGTAGACGCGATCATCATTGAAAGCTGCCTTGGCTTCAGATCGGGCAAGAGGAATAGAGGCAAGTAGCTCTTCCCTCGTCTCTATTCGACGAATACCTCGCCCACCGCCACCGGAAGTAGCCTTCAGCATCACGGGGAAACCGTAGCGGTCAGCAAAGGCCAGGGCTTCCTTCACTCCCTCATCGCCAGCCGTCAGATTATCAGTTCCTGGAACCATGGAAATCCCGGCATCAGCCATGATCTGACGCGCAATAACCTTGTTACCAAGTTTCTCGATCACCTCACTGGTAGGACCGATAAAAATCAGCCCTGCGTCTTCGCAAGCCTTAGCGAATTTAGGATTTTCCGCAAGAAAACCGTACCCTGGATGGACCGCATGAGCGCCGACCTTTAACGCGGCGGCAACAACTTTATCAATACTTAGATAGTCGCACCGAGGGCCATCCCCAAGCCAAACCGCTTCATCCGCAGCCCGAATGTGCAAGGCTTCATTGTCTGGGGTCTCAAAAACGGCCACTGCGGTAAACCCCAGTTCCTGAATGGCCCTGATTACCCGGAGCGCAATTTCACCCCGATTAGCTACTAAAATTTTAACACTCACACTCCACCTCTTACGGTAAAAAGAATAGGTCAAGGCGATTAACACCGCCCCAGGAATCAATATTGAAAAACTTAAAAAGGATCTCTATATAATGTAGTTAACGGGAATAAGGCGCTGCCTGCTACTATCACCAACTATCATCCACCAATCACTAAGTAATTTCTGTACGATGGACAAATGTTCAGAAATATAGCACACAAAAAAAATCCGCGCAATATGGTGAAACTATCGCCCATGAATAGCCATTCACTCTCTTGCTAAAACCACAATGTAGTGGCTCACAACAACAGCCGAGATCTAATATCGACTCTCAGAGAGCCCTGGCAATAAACCAAACTGATGACAAGTGACACCCGGTATTATATTATCGCGCCCCCCCTTGATCCAGTTGTTTAAACGAAACCAAAAAACGATTATTTTTTATTGACAAAGGACAATCTGGTGGCTAAGTTGGGTTTCCTGAATAATGATTCATTAATTATTTTTTTGCGTTTATTCATCTCGATGTTGTTGTCACTGAGGCACGGCTAAGGATGATAGTGTGCAGTTTTAACCATTTCAGATCCTAAGGAGGAAACGAAAAATGCCAAAGCATGATACGCCCTTGTTGGACGAACTCGAGAAAGGACCATGGCCGAGCTTTGTCACCGACATCAAACGCCAGGCCGCCACAAAGCCGGAATGTTGGGACATTCTGGGTCAGCTTGAGTTATCGTTCAAAGACAGAATCACTCATTGGAAGCACGGCGGCATCGTCGGCGTATTCGGATACGGCGGTGGTATCGTCGGCCGTTATTCTGACGTACCGGACAGATTCCCCGGGGTTGCTCACTTTCATACTGTCCGTCTGAATCAGCCTTCCGGCATGTACTACAGCACTTCTAAATTGCGGGCTATCTGCAGCTTATGGGAAAAATACGGTTCAGGTATGACCAACATGCACGGCTCCACCGGCGACTTGGTTCTCCTCGGTACCACCACCCCCAACCTGGAGCCTCTGTTTTACGAATTGACCCATGACCTTAACCAGGATCTTGGCGGTTCCGGCTCCAATCTTCGCACACCTTCATGCTGCTTGGGCAAATCCCGCTGTGAATGGTCATGTGTTGACACCCAGGCGCTTTGCTACTCCCTGACCATGCGCTATCAGGACGAAATCCATCGCCCTGCTTTCCCGTACAAGTTCAAATTCAAATTCTCCGGATGTCCTAACGACTGTGTTGCTTCTATCGCTCGTTCCGACCTGTCCGTTATCGGTACCTGGAGAGATGATATCCGGATCGATCAGGATGCAGTAAAGAAATACGTCAGTGGTGACTACAAGGCCAATGCCGGCGCACATGGCACCCGTGACTGGGGCAAATTCAGCATCAACAAGGAAGTCATCAACCTCTGTCCCACCAAGTGCATGTGGATGGAAGGCGAGACTCTGAAGATTGATAACGCCGAATGTACTCGTTGTATGCATTGTATCAACGTAATGCCTCGCGCCCTCCGCCCCGGCCTTGATCAAGGCGCAACCGTCCTTGTCGGCGCTAAGGCCCCGATCCTTGACGGCGCCCAGTTCGCCACCATGATCGTTCCTTTCATGAAGATGGATGCTGAAAACGACTTCCAAGAAATCGTTGATTTCATCGAAAATCTGTGGGATTGGTGGATGGAGCATGGAAAGAACCGTGAGCGTGTTGGTGAGTCCATCCAGCGTGTTGGTCTACCCACCTTCTTAAAGGTATTGAATATTGAGCCTCTGCCGCAGCATATCAGAGAACCTCGCTCTAACCCGTACGTGTTCTGGGAATCGGAAGAAGTTGAAGGCGGATTTGATCGTGATGTCCGTGAATTCCGGAAACGCCATAAGCAGTGAGCCGAAGCTCAATATTTTAAAGAAATAAATTTACTCTATACTTTTCAGGAGGTAAGAATATGGGTTACGATCCGCAAAATCCGATGGCCGACAGAATTACCGACATCGGCCCCCCGCACTATGAAGAACAAATGCCGCCGGTCATTAGGGCCAACTTCGGCAAATGGATGTACCACGAGATCACACAGCCAGGAGTTCTGGTTCACGTCAGTGAGACCGGCGCAGAGTGCTACACAGTCCGTGTAGGTTCCGCTCGTCTGATCAGCATCGAGCTGATCCGTGAGATGTGTGACGTTGCAGATAAGCATTGTGATGGACACCTTCGTTTCACCACTCGTAACAACGTTGAGTTCATGGTTGACTCAAAGGCTAAAGTTCAGCCTCTGCTTGATGACCTTGCCAGCCGCGAAGGTCGTTTCCCAGTCGGCGGAACCGGCGCCGGTGTTACCAATATCGTACACACCCAGGGCTGGATCCATTGCCATACTCCGGCAACCGACGCATCCGGCGTTGTAAAAGCAGTCATGGACGAAGTGTTCGAGCACTTCATTTCCATGGAAATGCCAGCACAGGTTCGTATCGCCCTTGCATGTTGTCTCAATATGTGCGGCGCGGTACATGCTTCCGATATCGCTATTCTTGGTGTTCACCGCAAGCCGCCGATGATCGACCACGACGCCATCACCGGTCTGTGCGAACTTCCTTTGGCCATTGCTTCCTGTCCTCTGGGAGCTATCAAGCCAGCTAAGGCAACCAATGAAAA
This region includes:
- the dsrA gene encoding dissimilatory-type sulfite reductase subunit alpha; translation: MPKHDTPLLDELEKGPWPSFVTDIKRQAATKPECWDILGQLELSFKDRITHWKHGGIVGVFGYGGGIVGRYSDVPDRFPGVAHFHTVRLNQPSGMYYSTSKLRAICSLWEKYGSGMTNMHGSTGDLVLLGTTTPNLEPLFYELTHDLNQDLGGSGSNLRTPSCCLGKSRCEWSCVDTQALCYSLTMRYQDEIHRPAFPYKFKFKFSGCPNDCVASIARSDLSVIGTWRDDIRIDQDAVKKYVSGDYKANAGAHGTRDWGKFSINKEVINLCPTKCMWMEGETLKIDNAECTRCMHCINVMPRALRPGLDQGATVLVGAKAPILDGAQFATMIVPFMKMDAENDFQEIVDFIENLWDWWMEHGKNRERVGESIQRVGLPTFLKVLNIEPLPQHIREPRSNPYVFWESEEVEGGFDRDVREFRKRHKQ
- a CDS encoding pyruvate carboxylase, with product MERIVQGMHIKEVLSNLRNADGYFITNTARDLSQSDFKNRILLHTELLAAKAREKANYFSLEITGGASIHVDILRKQVDPFLKLQLLREKMPNTMFQTLCRGVNLFGYRPYPKNVIRLTVREFAKYVDVWRVFDFMNHVPNMQAVFEEVQLSGKILEPCICFSTGPEHTDEFYVGKVKEILDVTGEDILLCIKNHGGLGTPKRIGDLVAAIKQRYPDLVIHYHGHNTDGNDVGRITAAVLNGATIVDAADHAFTGYYGPPPILTVIDTLKDYGKNTAGVDVEAVIETSEVLRNERQHYEYFESQFKGFLPTVQIHKLPGGAMGSSFEQAVKGEFLDQMPEILHDELPKVQIELGNFWSVTPGSQILWTTAVSNVLGGNRYGNPSGDLKNLLLGKYGPFPFYQPPDWVYEKVFGPDWKAILERDGGMEEISDMDIEQERQTLAKRIGREPTEQQLVLYLQHPTDAVNFFKFEDEYGHSYVLPPSIFMRRGGFKVGETIQFKDHLGKEHVLEVGPKQLNREEGEWNIYLNVDHHQRVYSFPEEVAGSVAAKPLELTKEEITELAQAGDIRAPFSANVCDIKVKEGQAVAVGDTLVVLEAMKMQTPVASPVAGKVEKVIAEVGKQMKPGDKLVKITIK
- the dsrB gene encoding dissimilatory-type sulfite reductase subunit beta; amino-acid sequence: MGYDPQNPMADRITDIGPPHYEEQMPPVIRANFGKWMYHEITQPGVLVHVSETGAECYTVRVGSARLISIELIREMCDVADKHCDGHLRFTTRNNVEFMVDSKAKVQPLLDDLASREGRFPVGGTGAGVTNIVHTQGWIHCHTPATDASGVVKAVMDEVFEHFISMEMPAQVRIALACCLNMCGAVHASDIAILGVHRKPPMIDHDAITGLCELPLAIASCPLGAIKPAKATNEKGEEVKSVQVNAAKCMFCGNCYTMCPAMPLADPEGDGIAILVGGKVSNAKSAPKFSKLVIPFLPNTTPRWPETTAVVKKIIEVYSKDAHKYERVGEWAERIGWEKFFEKCDIPFTIKSIDDYRLAYTTWRTTTQFKFTSHIK
- a CDS encoding acetyl-CoA carboxylase biotin carboxylase subunit (catalyzes the ATP-dependent carboxylation of a covalently attached biotin and the transfer of the carboxyl group to pyruvate forming oxaloacetate) yields the protein MSVKILVANRGEIALRVIRAIQELGFTAVAVFETPDNEALHIRAADEAVWLGDGPRCDYLSIDKVVAAALKVGAHAVHPGYGFLAENPKFAKACEDAGLIFIGPTSEVIEKLGNKVIARQIMADAGISMVPGTDNLTAGDEGVKEALAFADRYGFPVMLKATSGGGGRGIRRIETREELLASIPLARSEAKAAFNDDRVYLEKVVLTPKHVEVQIIADNYGKVVHLGTRDCSIQRRNQKLVEIAPSMIRDQAILDKICDTAVVAAKASNYTNAGTVEFLLDKDLNFYFMEINTRIQVEHTVSEMITGIDIVRTQIKLAMGKKLAFCQDDVRLRGHAVEMRINAEDPRNNFMPEGGKTVSVYRSPGGYGVRLDGFVYQGYKIPEVYDSLLVKLTVAGYSWNETVDRLRRCLTNFVIAGPKTTIPFYLNLVDEPDFRSGEFDTSYLDTHPELFTYDDQDSEVDKLAKLIAEIHYRMENPHAI